The proteins below are encoded in one region of Ornithinimicrobium avium:
- the carB gene encoding carbamoyl-phosphate synthase large subunit: MPRREDIRSVLVIGSGPIVIGQAAEFDYSGTQACRVLREEGVRVVLVNSNPATIMTDPGVADATYVEPITPEIVESIIAKERPDAVLATLGGQTALNTAVALHEAGVLEKYDCPLIGANVRAIQLGEDRQAFKGVVETCGAESARSTICHTMDEVLAAVEELGYPVVVRPSFTMGGLGSGFAHDEGSLRRIAGAGLQDSPTTEVLLEESIMGWKEYELEIMRDHADNVVVVCSIENLDPMGVHTGDSITVAPAMTLTDVEYQRLRDIGIAVIREVGVDTGGCNIQFAVNPEDGRVIVIEMNPRVSRSSALASKATGFPIAKIAAKMALGYTLDEVPNDITGVTPASFEPTLDYVVVKVPRFAFEKFPAADATLTTTMKSVGEAMSLGRNFTEALQKALRSVERKGSSFHWREEEMPTAEMAHALLAQATTPTDGRLVLVQQAMRGGCTVEEVHEATGIDPWFLDQIELINQVAQEVRDHARAADGGRLTPALLRRAKRHGFSDAQLAELSGMSEAVVRGVRHALGVRPVYKTVDTCAGEFRALTPYHYSTYDEETEVAARERPAVIILGSGPNRIGQGIEFDYSCVHASMTLREHGFDTVMVNCNPETVSTDYDTSSRLYFEPLTLEDVLEVVHAERQAGPLAGVVVQLGGQTPLGLAAALKAEGVPVVGTSPEAIDLAEDRGAFGRVLAETGLAAPRHGTAYSVDEALEVAHEIGYPVLVRPSYVLGGRGMEIVYDDDSLAGYVGRATQASPDHPVLVDRFLDTAVEIDVDAIYDGKDLYVGGIMEHIEEAGIHSGDSACVLPPFTLGRSELQQVREATHRLAEAIGVRGLINVQFALAQDVLYVLEANPRASRTVPFVAKATGVALARAAARVMLGTTVEQLRAEGVLPREVDGGALPADAPFAVKEAILPFRRFRTQTGEAVDSILGPEMRSTGEVMGIDAGFGAAFAKSQLRAGSGLPLEGTVFVSVANRDKRSMIFPVKRLVDLGFTVMATEGTADVLRRNGIPAEVVRKHSQGRGADGEPTVVDRIAAGEVDMVINTPSGRDSRADGYAIRAATTSLDRPIITTVQQLAVAVLGIEAMREGSLDVTSLQEHAAALDLFGRGPAGLRTD; this comes from the coding sequence GTGCCCAGGCGTGAGGACATCAGGAGCGTCCTGGTCATCGGCTCCGGGCCGATCGTCATCGGCCAGGCGGCGGAGTTCGACTACTCCGGCACCCAGGCCTGCCGCGTCCTGCGCGAGGAGGGCGTCCGCGTGGTCCTGGTCAACTCCAACCCGGCGACGATCATGACCGACCCCGGCGTTGCCGACGCGACCTACGTCGAGCCGATCACCCCCGAGATCGTCGAGTCGATCATCGCCAAGGAGCGTCCCGACGCGGTGCTGGCGACCCTGGGGGGCCAGACCGCGCTCAACACCGCCGTCGCGCTGCACGAGGCCGGTGTGCTGGAGAAGTACGACTGCCCCCTCATCGGCGCCAACGTGCGCGCGATCCAGCTGGGGGAGGACCGGCAGGCCTTCAAGGGCGTCGTCGAGACGTGCGGCGCGGAGAGCGCCCGGTCGACGATCTGCCACACCATGGACGAGGTGCTCGCGGCCGTCGAGGAGCTGGGCTACCCGGTCGTCGTACGCCCCTCCTTCACGATGGGCGGGCTGGGCTCCGGCTTCGCCCACGACGAGGGGTCGCTGCGCCGGATCGCCGGCGCCGGCCTGCAGGACAGCCCGACCACCGAGGTGCTCCTGGAGGAGTCCATCATGGGGTGGAAGGAGTACGAGCTGGAGATCATGCGCGACCACGCCGACAACGTCGTCGTGGTCTGCTCGATCGAGAACCTCGACCCGATGGGCGTGCACACCGGCGACTCGATCACCGTCGCACCGGCGATGACCCTCACCGACGTGGAGTACCAGCGGCTGCGCGACATCGGGATCGCGGTCATCCGAGAGGTCGGCGTGGACACCGGCGGCTGCAACATCCAGTTCGCGGTCAACCCCGAGGACGGCCGGGTCATCGTCATCGAGATGAACCCCCGCGTGTCGCGCTCGTCCGCGCTGGCCTCCAAGGCGACCGGCTTCCCGATCGCCAAGATCGCGGCCAAGATGGCGCTCGGCTACACCCTCGACGAGGTGCCCAACGACATCACCGGCGTGACGCCGGCCAGCTTCGAGCCGACGCTGGACTACGTCGTGGTCAAGGTGCCGCGCTTCGCCTTCGAAAAGTTCCCCGCGGCCGATGCGACCCTGACGACCACGATGAAGTCGGTGGGGGAGGCCATGTCGCTGGGCCGCAACTTCACCGAGGCGCTGCAGAAGGCGCTGCGCTCGGTCGAGCGCAAGGGCAGCTCCTTCCACTGGCGCGAGGAGGAGATGCCCACCGCCGAGATGGCGCACGCCCTCCTGGCGCAGGCCACCACCCCCACCGACGGGCGCCTGGTGCTCGTGCAGCAGGCGATGCGCGGGGGGTGCACGGTGGAGGAGGTGCACGAGGCCACCGGCATCGACCCCTGGTTCCTCGACCAGATCGAGCTGATCAACCAGGTCGCCCAGGAGGTGCGCGACCACGCCCGGGCCGCCGACGGCGGCCGGCTGACGCCGGCGCTGCTGCGCCGGGCGAAGCGGCACGGCTTCTCCGACGCCCAGCTGGCCGAGCTCAGCGGCATGTCCGAGGCCGTCGTGCGCGGCGTACGCCACGCCCTGGGCGTGCGGCCGGTCTACAAGACGGTCGACACCTGCGCCGGCGAGTTCCGGGCCCTGACGCCCTACCACTACTCGACCTACGACGAGGAGACCGAGGTCGCCGCCCGGGAGCGACCCGCGGTGATCATCCTGGGCTCGGGCCCCAACCGGATCGGGCAGGGGATCGAGTTCGACTACTCGTGCGTGCACGCGTCGATGACGTTGCGCGAGCACGGCTTCGACACGGTCATGGTCAACTGCAACCCGGAGACGGTCTCCACCGACTACGACACCTCCAGCCGGCTCTACTTCGAGCCGCTCACCCTCGAGGACGTCCTGGAGGTGGTGCACGCCGAGCGGCAGGCCGGACCGCTGGCCGGAGTCGTCGTCCAGCTGGGCGGCCAGACCCCGCTGGGGCTCGCCGCAGCGCTCAAGGCCGAGGGCGTCCCCGTCGTGGGCACCTCCCCGGAGGCGATCGACCTCGCCGAGGACCGTGGTGCCTTCGGGCGGGTGCTGGCCGAGACCGGCCTGGCCGCCCCCCGGCACGGCACCGCCTACTCCGTCGACGAGGCGCTCGAGGTGGCCCACGAGATCGGCTACCCGGTCCTCGTGCGCCCCTCCTACGTGCTCGGGGGACGGGGTATGGAGATCGTCTACGACGACGACTCGCTCGCCGGCTACGTGGGCCGGGCCACCCAGGCCAGCCCCGACCACCCGGTGCTCGTCGACCGCTTCCTCGACACCGCGGTGGAGATCGACGTCGACGCGATCTACGACGGCAAGGACCTCTACGTCGGCGGCATCATGGAGCACATCGAGGAGGCCGGCATCCACTCCGGCGACTCGGCCTGCGTGCTGCCGCCGTTCACCCTGGGCCGCTCCGAGCTGCAGCAGGTGCGCGAGGCGACCCACCGCCTGGCCGAGGCGATCGGCGTCCGCGGGCTGATCAACGTCCAGTTCGCGCTCGCCCAGGACGTGCTCTACGTGCTGGAGGCCAACCCCCGGGCCAGCCGGACCGTGCCCTTCGTGGCCAAGGCCACGGGCGTGGCCCTGGCCCGGGCGGCGGCGCGGGTGATGCTCGGCACCACGGTCGAGCAGCTGCGGGCCGAGGGCGTGCTGCCCCGCGAGGTGGACGGCGGCGCGCTGCCGGCCGACGCGCCGTTCGCGGTCAAGGAGGCGATCCTGCCCTTCCGCCGCTTCCGCACCCAGACCGGTGAGGCGGTCGACTCCATCCTCGGACCGGAGATGCGCTCGACCGGCGAGGTCATGGGCATCGACGCGGGCTTCGGCGCGGCCTTCGCCAAGAGCCAGCTGCGGGCCGGCTCGGGCCTGCCCCTGGAGGGCACGGTCTTCGTCTCCGTGGCCAACCGGGACAAGCGCTCGATGATCTTCCCGGTCAAGCGGCTCGTCGACCTGGGCTTCACGGTGATGGCCACCGAGGGGACGGCGGACGTGCTGCGGCGCAACGGCATACCCGCCGAGGTGGTGCGCAAGCACAGCCAGGGACGGGGTGCCGACGGTGAGCCGACCGTGGTGGACCGGATCGCCGCAGGCGAGGTCGACATGGTGATCAACACGCCCTCGGGGCGGGACTCGCGCGCCGACGGCTACGCGATCCGCGCGGCGACCACGAGCCTGGACCGGCCGATCATCACCACCGTGCAGCAGCTGGCGGTGGCGGTCCTGGGGATCGAGGCGATGCGCGAGGGGTCGCTGGACGTGACCTCCCTGCAGGAGCACGCCGCCGCGCTGGACCTCTTCGGCCGCGGCCCGGCCGGTCTCCGGACGGACTGA
- a CDS encoding aspartate carbamoyltransferase catalytic subunit: MKHLLSIADLSREEILSVLDTAVSMHEVQHRDVKKLPTLRGRTIINFFFEDSTRTRSSFEIAGKWLSADTINLTGKGTSVSKGESLRDTVLTIDAMGVDMLIVRHPASGAPAQIADWVGCSVVNAGDGTHEHPSQALLDAYTMRRALGDLEGRHVAIVGDLTHSRVLRSNLLCLRRLGAQVTLVAPPTLMPSGIVAWAGADGFATSYDLDEVLPTVDAVMMLRVQRERMSGGYFPTAREYAVTYGLTPRRLALLQDHAVICHPGPMNRGLEISADAADAARSLVLDQVSAGVAVRMSILYHLLAGEGSEQ, translated from the coding sequence GTGAAGCACCTGCTCTCGATCGCGGACCTGTCGCGCGAGGAGATCCTCTCCGTCCTCGACACCGCGGTGTCGATGCACGAGGTCCAGCACCGCGACGTCAAGAAGCTGCCGACCCTGCGCGGCCGCACCATCATCAACTTCTTCTTCGAGGACTCCACCCGCACCCGGTCCAGCTTCGAGATCGCGGGCAAGTGGCTCAGCGCCGACACGATCAACCTGACCGGCAAGGGCACCTCGGTGTCCAAGGGTGAGAGCCTGCGCGACACCGTGCTGACCATCGACGCGATGGGCGTGGACATGCTCATCGTGCGCCACCCGGCCAGCGGTGCCCCGGCGCAGATCGCCGACTGGGTGGGCTGCTCGGTCGTCAACGCCGGCGATGGCACCCACGAGCACCCCTCGCAGGCGCTGCTCGACGCCTACACGATGCGGCGCGCGCTCGGTGACCTGGAGGGCCGCCACGTCGCGATCGTCGGCGACCTGACCCACTCCCGCGTGCTCCGTTCCAACCTGCTGTGCCTACGGCGGCTGGGGGCGCAGGTCACCCTCGTCGCGCCGCCGACCCTCATGCCCAGCGGGATCGTCGCGTGGGCGGGCGCGGACGGCTTCGCCACCTCCTACGACCTGGACGAGGTGCTGCCGACCGTCGATGCGGTGATGATGCTGCGGGTCCAGCGCGAGCGGATGAGCGGCGGCTACTTCCCGACCGCCAGGGAGTATGCGGTCACCTACGGGCTCACCCCGCGCCGCCTCGCCCTGCTGCAGGACCACGCCGTCATCTGCCACCCGGGGCCGATGAACCGGGGCCTGGAGATCTCCGCCGACGCCGCCGACGCGGCCCGGTCCCTGGTCCTGGACCAGGTCTCCGCGGGCGTCGCGGTGCGGATGTCCATCCTCTACCACCTCCTCGCCGGGGAAGGGAGCGAGCAGTGA
- a CDS encoding beta/alpha barrel domain-containing protein: protein MSRAPAAQLPRVLLGAGAVTDPRALARFGDLHGVPLTVGPVEAGSRRPRAGRPRVHATGVGGVDHDDLRAVSLAAARETLSWASGRGLSACLAVRGATTGDLAAVVDQVHRSLEGDCVVLVEVDLRGADDQTVLRSMARVREAAPRDQLLLARLDVAGADLVARARAAVGGGAGAVVVSGQVPLGPGRWWSGPSTHALTLAGLRVLREAAREQRWPGAALVAAGGIHGPGPALAAVSEGAEAVQLGTALWADPTLLWRVRDALGAGAAR from the coding sequence GTGAGCCGCGCCCCGGCGGCGCAGCTGCCGCGCGTACTGCTCGGTGCCGGTGCCGTGACCGACCCGCGCGCGCTGGCCCGCTTCGGGGACCTCCACGGCGTGCCGCTCACCGTCGGCCCGGTCGAGGCCGGCTCGCGCCGCCCCCGGGCGGGACGTCCCCGGGTGCACGCCACCGGGGTCGGGGGCGTGGACCACGACGACCTGCGGGCCGTCTCGCTGGCGGCCGCGCGCGAGACGCTCTCGTGGGCGTCCGGCCGCGGCCTGAGCGCCTGCCTGGCGGTGCGGGGCGCGACGACGGGTGACCTGGCCGCGGTCGTGGACCAGGTGCACCGCAGCCTGGAGGGGGACTGCGTGGTCCTCGTCGAGGTCGACCTGCGCGGCGCCGACGACCAGACCGTGCTGCGCTCGATGGCACGGGTGCGTGAGGCCGCCCCCCGCGACCAGCTCCTCCTCGCCCGGCTCGACGTCGCGGGGGCCGACCTCGTGGCGCGCGCCAGGGCGGCCGTCGGCGGTGGTGCCGGCGCGGTCGTGGTGTCCGGGCAGGTGCCCCTGGGCCCGGGGCGCTGGTGGTCCGGACCCTCGACGCACGCGCTGACCCTCGCCGGGCTGCGGGTCCTGCGCGAGGCCGCCCGCGAGCAGCGCTGGCCCGGTGCCGCGCTGGTCGCCGCCGGTGGCATCCACGGCCCGGGCCCGGCGCTCGCCGCCGTGTCCGAGGGTGCCGAGGCGGTGCAGCTCGGCACCGCCCTGTGGGCCGACCCGACGCTGCTGTGGCGGGTCCGGGACGCGCTCGGGGCCGGTGCGGCACGGTGA
- the pyrF gene encoding orotidine-5'-phosphate decarboxylase — MTEHFGARLAAAMDRHGPLCVGLDPHAHLLAAWGLPDTPEGLRSFSATVLEAVRGECAAIKPQSAFFERHGAAGVAVLEEVLAASRERGLLTVLDAKRGDIGSTMGAYAQAYLSDGAPLAADSVTLSPYLGYGSLRPAVDLARQTGRGVWVLGLTSNPEGAGVQLVGSPTVAARVLAEVAQDDAGLEPFGDVGVVVGATLDPDDLAAAGVDLAGAGAPVLAPGVGAQGAGAEDLARTFAGLTERVLVPVSRGVLAAGPAPADLRRQARELTAELRAALRR, encoded by the coding sequence GTGACCGAGCACTTCGGAGCCAGACTGGCCGCCGCGATGGACCGGCACGGTCCGCTGTGCGTGGGGCTCGACCCCCACGCCCACCTGCTCGCCGCGTGGGGGCTGCCCGACACGCCCGAGGGGCTGCGCAGCTTCAGCGCGACGGTCCTGGAGGCGGTGAGGGGCGAGTGCGCGGCGATCAAGCCCCAGTCCGCCTTCTTCGAGCGGCACGGCGCGGCCGGAGTGGCGGTCCTGGAGGAGGTGCTGGCCGCCTCCCGCGAGCGCGGGCTGCTCACCGTGCTCGACGCCAAGCGCGGCGACATCGGCTCCACCATGGGCGCCTACGCGCAGGCCTACCTGTCCGACGGGGCGCCGCTGGCCGCCGACTCGGTGACCCTGAGCCCCTACCTGGGCTACGGCTCGCTGCGCCCGGCCGTGGACCTGGCGCGGCAGACCGGGCGCGGCGTCTGGGTGCTGGGCCTCACCTCCAACCCGGAGGGCGCCGGCGTCCAGCTGGTCGGGAGCCCGACGGTCGCCGCCCGGGTGCTCGCCGAGGTGGCGCAGGACGACGCGGGCCTCGAGCCGTTCGGCGACGTGGGGGTGGTGGTCGGGGCGACCCTGGACCCGGACGACCTCGCCGCGGCCGGGGTGGACCTCGCCGGTGCCGGGGCGCCGGTGCTCGCCCCCGGCGTCGGTGCCCAGGGAGCCGGCGCCGAAGACCTGGCGCGCACCTTCGCCGGACTGACCGAGCGTGTCCTCGTCCCGGTCAGCAGGGGGGTGCTCGCAGCCGGTCCCGCACCGGCTGACCTGCGCCGGCAGGCCCGCGAGCTGACCGCAGAGCTGCGGGCCGCGCTGCGTCGCTGA
- the gmk gene encoding guanylate kinase, protein MVLAGPTAVGKGTVAAYVREHYPQVWLSVSATTRRPRPGEVEGRHYHFVDDAEFDRLERDGQLLEWAVVHGRARYGTPREPVEEALAHCRPALLEIDLQGARQVRRAMPEALFVFLAPPSWEELVSRLVGRGTESEEERDVRLRTARTELAAAEEFDVTIINDDVARAAEHLVSLMVDPTPAKEP, encoded by the coding sequence GTGGTCCTGGCCGGTCCGACCGCGGTCGGCAAGGGCACGGTGGCGGCGTACGTGCGCGAGCACTACCCGCAGGTCTGGCTGTCCGTGTCCGCCACCACCCGCCGGCCCCGCCCCGGCGAGGTCGAGGGGCGGCACTACCACTTCGTCGACGACGCGGAGTTCGACCGGCTCGAACGGGACGGACAGCTGCTCGAGTGGGCCGTCGTGCACGGTCGGGCCCGCTACGGCACGCCCCGCGAGCCGGTCGAGGAGGCGCTCGCCCACTGCCGCCCGGCCCTGCTCGAGATCGACCTGCAGGGTGCCCGGCAGGTGCGCCGGGCGATGCCCGAGGCACTCTTCGTCTTCCTGGCCCCGCCGTCCTGGGAGGAGCTGGTCAGCCGGCTCGTCGGCCGAGGTACCGAGAGCGAGGAGGAACGGGACGTCAGGCTGCGCACCGCGCGCACCGAGCTGGCCGCCGCGGAGGAGTTCGACGTGACCATCATCAACGACGATGTCGCCCGGGCCGCCGAGCACCTCGTATCATTGATGGTTGACCCCACCCCAGCAAAGGAACCGTGA
- the rpoZ gene encoding DNA-directed RNA polymerase subunit omega, with amino-acid sequence MTGTIAHPDGITNPPIDSLLERADSKYALVIYAAKRARQINAYYAQLSEGLLEYVGPLVEAEATDKPLSIALHEIDQGKLHTSSPES; translated from the coding sequence GTGACCGGCACCATCGCCCATCCCGACGGCATCACCAACCCGCCGATCGACAGCCTCCTGGAGCGGGCCGACAGCAAGTACGCCCTGGTGATCTACGCGGCCAAGCGGGCTCGCCAGATCAATGCCTACTACGCCCAGCTCTCCGAGGGCCTGCTGGAGTACGTCGGGCCGCTCGTGGAGGCCGAGGCCACCGACAAGCCGCTGTCGATCGCCCTGCACGAGATCGACCAGGGCAAGCTGCACACCAGCTCGCCCGAGAGCTGA
- the mihF gene encoding integration host factor, actinobacterial type has protein sequence MALPQLTPEQRAQALEKAAAARKERAAVKNRLKNAQGSLKEVVQQGRTNDVIGKMKVSALLESMPGVGRVRARQVMEEIGISESRRVRGLGANQIAQLLERFGES, from the coding sequence GTGGCACTTCCCCAGCTGACGCCCGAGCAGCGCGCGCAGGCGCTCGAGAAGGCCGCCGCGGCGCGCAAGGAGCGCGCGGCCGTGAAGAACCGCCTGAAGAACGCGCAGGGGTCCCTCAAGGAGGTCGTCCAGCAGGGGCGGACCAACGACGTCATCGGCAAGATGAAGGTCTCGGCGCTGCTGGAGTCGATGCCCGGCGTCGGCCGGGTGCGCGCCCGTCAGGTGATGGAGGAGATCGGCATCTCCGAGAGCAGGCGTGTCCGCGGCCTGGGCGCCAACCAGATCGCCCAGCTCCTCGAGCGCTTCGGCGAGAGCTGA
- a CDS encoding dihydroorotase codes for MNAHKSTSTPPPVLIEGADVLGQGVQHVLVVDGRVAALGADAADGAPERTQRMHGDGLVLLPGLVDLHTHLREPGREDAETVESGSRAAAAGGFTAVLAMANTDPVTDTAEVAERVHDLGRRAGYVDVHPVGAVSKGLAGEELAELGLMARSRARVRVFSDDGRCVQDARLMRRALEYVRSFDGVISQHSQDPSLAGPTACCHEGELSGRLGLPGWPAVAEETVVARDVMLARHTGSRVHVAHVSTAGSVEVIRWARAQGIDVTAEVTPHHLMLTEEHLAGYDPVYKVNPPLRPTEDAEALREALADGTIDAVATDHAPHVRQDKEHAFVDAAFGMLGLETALPVVSTLMVRTGRMSWSDVARVMSTAPARIARLGTQGHGIAVGAPANLTLVDPAREHTVDAALSQSLSRNNPWHGRELVGAVHLTMLRGRVTAREGLVWGAEEENE; via the coding sequence GTGAACGCGCACAAGAGCACCAGCACCCCGCCCCCGGTGCTGATCGAGGGAGCCGACGTCCTCGGCCAGGGCGTCCAGCACGTCCTCGTCGTCGACGGACGCGTCGCCGCCCTCGGCGCCGACGCCGCCGACGGGGCGCCGGAGCGCACGCAGCGCATGCACGGGGACGGACTGGTGCTGCTGCCCGGCCTGGTCGACCTGCACACGCATCTGCGCGAGCCGGGGCGCGAGGACGCCGAGACCGTCGAGTCCGGCTCGCGCGCGGCGGCCGCCGGCGGGTTCACCGCGGTCCTGGCGATGGCCAACACCGACCCGGTCACCGACACCGCCGAGGTCGCCGAGCGGGTCCACGACCTGGGCCGCCGCGCCGGCTACGTCGACGTGCACCCCGTCGGCGCCGTGTCCAAGGGCCTGGCCGGCGAGGAGCTGGCCGAGCTGGGCCTCATGGCCCGCTCCCGCGCCCGCGTCCGGGTCTTCTCCGACGACGGCCGGTGCGTGCAGGACGCCCGTCTCATGCGCCGCGCGCTGGAGTACGTCCGTTCCTTCGACGGCGTCATCTCCCAGCACAGCCAGGACCCGAGCCTGGCCGGCCCGACCGCCTGCTGCCACGAGGGCGAGCTGTCCGGGCGGCTCGGCCTGCCCGGCTGGCCAGCCGTCGCCGAGGAGACCGTCGTCGCCCGGGACGTGATGCTCGCCCGCCACACCGGCTCCCGCGTCCATGTCGCCCACGTCTCCACGGCGGGCAGCGTCGAGGTGATCAGGTGGGCCCGGGCGCAGGGCATCGACGTGACCGCGGAGGTCACCCCGCACCACCTCATGCTGACCGAGGAACACCTGGCCGGCTACGACCCGGTCTACAAGGTCAACCCGCCGCTGCGGCCGACCGAGGACGCCGAGGCGCTGCGCGAGGCGCTGGCCGACGGCACCATCGACGCGGTCGCGACCGACCACGCGCCGCACGTGCGGCAGGACAAGGAGCACGCCTTCGTCGACGCGGCCTTCGGCATGCTCGGGCTGGAGACCGCGCTGCCGGTGGTGAGCACCCTGATGGTGCGCACCGGACGGATGAGCTGGTCCGACGTCGCCCGCGTGATGTCCACCGCCCCGGCTCGCATCGCCCGCCTGGGCACCCAGGGGCACGGGATCGCCGTCGGTGCCCCCGCCAACCTGACGCTGGTCGACCCGGCCCGCGAGCACACCGTCGACGCGGCGCTGTCCCAGTCGCTGTCGCGCAACAACCCCTGGCACGGCCGCGAGCTCGTGGGTGCGGTGCACCTGACGATGCTGCGCGGGCGGGTCACGGCCCGGGAGGGTCTGGTGTGGGGTGCCGAGGAGGAGAACGAGTGA
- the carA gene encoding glutamine-hydrolyzing carbamoyl-phosphate synthase small subunit yields the protein MSEHRIPKEAVLVLEDGRTFRGEAYGALGTTVGEAVFATGMTGYQETLTDPSYHRQVVVMTAPHIGNTGINAEDRESERVWVAGLVIRDPALRPSNWRSRGDLEDGLRRAGVVGISGVDTRAVTLHLRDRGAMRAGIFSGEAAAATREEMVRTVTEAPVMTGAALAAEVTTQHPYVVSPPEGTPTRFTVAALDLGIKGRTPALLAARGIRVHVLPSTSTFEEVLATQPDGVFFSNGPGDPATADHEVGLLRSVLDAGLPFFGICFGNQLLGRALGLGTYKLAFGHRGINQPVLDRSTGRVEVTAHNHGFAIAWPQGVPTDQAADTPYGPVRCSHVALNDDVVEGLSCEQVPAFSVQYHPEAAAGPHDAEYLFDRFVDMLTGHQQQEDTRAQA from the coding sequence GTGAGCGAGCACCGCATACCGAAGGAGGCCGTCCTGGTCCTGGAGGACGGGCGGACCTTCCGCGGCGAGGCCTACGGGGCGCTCGGCACCACGGTGGGCGAGGCCGTCTTCGCCACCGGGATGACCGGCTACCAGGAGACGCTCACCGACCCCTCCTACCACCGGCAGGTGGTCGTGATGACCGCCCCGCACATCGGCAACACCGGCATCAACGCCGAGGACCGGGAGAGCGAGCGGGTCTGGGTCGCCGGGCTCGTCATCCGCGACCCCGCCCTGCGCCCGTCCAACTGGCGCTCCCGGGGCGATCTCGAGGACGGGCTGCGCCGGGCCGGAGTCGTCGGCATCAGCGGCGTCGACACCCGTGCGGTCACCCTGCACCTGCGCGACCGGGGCGCCATGCGCGCCGGGATCTTCTCCGGCGAGGCGGCCGCCGCCACGCGCGAGGAGATGGTGCGCACGGTCACCGAGGCGCCGGTGATGACCGGGGCGGCGCTCGCCGCCGAGGTGACCACCCAGCACCCCTACGTGGTCTCGCCGCCGGAGGGCACGCCGACCCGGTTCACCGTGGCCGCGCTCGACCTGGGCATCAAGGGCCGCACCCCCGCGCTGCTCGCCGCCCGCGGCATCCGCGTGCACGTCCTGCCCTCCACGAGCACCTTCGAGGAGGTGCTCGCGACGCAGCCCGACGGCGTGTTCTTCTCCAACGGTCCGGGCGACCCCGCCACGGCCGACCACGAGGTCGGTCTGCTGCGCAGCGTGCTGGACGCCGGCCTGCCGTTCTTCGGCATCTGCTTCGGCAACCAGCTGCTCGGGCGGGCGCTGGGCCTGGGCACCTACAAGCTGGCCTTCGGCCACCGCGGCATCAACCAGCCGGTGCTCGACCGGTCCACCGGCAGGGTGGAGGTGACCGCGCACAACCACGGCTTCGCGATCGCCTGGCCGCAGGGGGTCCCCACCGACCAGGCGGCGGACACGCCGTACGGCCCCGTCCGCTGCTCCCACGTCGCCCTCAACGACGACGTCGTGGAGGGGCTCAGCTGCGAGCAGGTCCCCGCCTTCTCCGTGCAGTACCACCCCGAGGCGGCCGCCGGCCCGCACGATGCGGAGTACCTCTTCGACCGGTTCGTCGACATGCTCACCGGCCACCAGCAGCAGGAGGACACCCGTGCCCAGGCGTGA
- a CDS encoding iron-sulfur cluster-binding protein has protein sequence MTTGGPPAVPATTGVVTTVRAAGAYDVVTLTVPDAGTWAAARPGQLVVVPVDPTRGSVLPEVHWLAGVHADPVHGTSLELVLDAGRDTAPGEAIRLLGPLGRGFSPPSTPVPVVLVGHEAGALPLRWLVTMVRQRGCTAHVVLSAADPERHLDLVHLRRHARAVVLALPEDLPAALERVLDAPDVDAAVVYAAAPVPVLREVAGRALARGLPVRAAALDLDGPGPVCGTGLCGGCDLEVPDAAGTRVLRPCLEGPVVPGELLVEEARR, from the coding sequence ATGACCACGGGAGGCCCGCCGGCGGTCCCGGCGACGACCGGGGTCGTCACGACGGTGCGCGCGGCCGGTGCCTACGACGTGGTCACCCTGACCGTGCCCGACGCCGGGACCTGGGCCGCGGCACGACCCGGCCAGCTGGTGGTGGTGCCGGTGGACCCGACGCGGGGCAGCGTGCTGCCCGAGGTGCACTGGCTCGCCGGCGTGCACGCGGACCCCGTGCACGGCACCAGCCTGGAGCTCGTGCTCGACGCCGGGAGGGACACGGCGCCGGGCGAGGCGATCCGCCTCCTCGGACCGCTGGGGCGGGGATTCTCGCCGCCCTCGACGCCGGTGCCCGTGGTCCTCGTCGGCCACGAGGCCGGTGCGCTCCCGCTGCGGTGGCTGGTCACGATGGTGCGCCAGCGCGGCTGCACCGCCCACGTCGTGCTCAGCGCCGCAGACCCGGAGCGGCACCTGGACCTGGTCCACCTGCGCCGGCACGCGCGGGCTGTCGTGCTGGCCCTGCCGGAGGACCTGCCCGCCGCCCTCGAGCGGGTCCTGGACGCCCCCGACGTCGACGCGGCGGTCGTCTACGCCGCCGCCCCGGTCCCGGTCCTGCGCGAGGTCGCGGGGCGCGCGCTGGCGCGGGGGCTGCCCGTGCGGGCCGCGGCCCTCGACCTGGACGGGCCGGGGCCGGTCTGCGGGACCGGCCTGTGCGGCGGGTGCGACCTGGAGGTGCCGGACGCGGCCGGCACCCGGGTGCTGCGACCGTGCCTGGAGGGCCCCGTCGTGCCCGGGGAGCTGCTCGTCGAGGAGGCCCGCCGGTGA